The DNA region AAAGCATAATCATAAAATGTTTACTTGTAATTACTGAAACGACAAGATCATTCGTAGAGTCGGTGAAGGGTAACAAATCAGTCAAATATTAGGTGGGTTAGGTAAATAGTTTAATTAAGCACTTCTGTCAATACTCAATAAACAGTTATCCGTTATCACAAGCTTCTTATTCATGAGCTAATATGAGAAGGTTATCAAAATAAACTAGAAACAACTTATTGGTAGGTCATAAGCTTAACCAAATatctattttattgtttattttataTGATAAGCTCAGTAAGCTCTTCTAATTTCAAAATGCACCTATAGCTTCGAATTAGTGAGATACATTATACATACACTTCAAGTGACAAGAGCCGCATCTGTGTGTAAATTGTAAAACACCAATTGGACAATCTAAAAGAATACACTGAAATAAATGTTTAAGAGAAAACATGTTTAGAAATATAATAGTACACATATTTAATTAATGAGGGATAATCTTAAAAATAtgttaaaacaaaaaatatttgacaaaataaaaaaagtatgCATTTGATCAAACAGGCCATTCTTTATAATAAAGTCAATTAATTAAATCACTTTCGATCAGGAAAAGTGATAGAACCCAGAAATGAAAAGAATGTTTATTCAAAAGAGCCCTAAATCCCAAATTAGGGAATTAGAGAAAGATACAAAATCAGACTATGGGAGAGACTCAACACTCTCCCTAAACCCCAATTCCAAAATAATTCCCAAAAGATAAAAGTCCCTCTCTAACTGATTTATAGACTAACCCTCTAACCAACTCTCAACTAAGCGAAACTCCCTCACTAACTAACTAACCTATAGGATATGCGAGTACCTATCAATAAGTTCCTCACACTTTAGAGTACCTATTCAAGTGACTCAAACTTTCGAGCTTTTGTTAACCAAATTGGTTTAAAAGCCGTAATTATCATTAATTTATAATGGGCTCTTTCACTATCCCTTCACTGCTTGGCTTGACTGATCTTCGGATTATCCAACGACAAAACCAAATGATATGGTGATCACAAAACTCAAGCACCATAAAAGCCAGAACCATGAAGTATATCTAATCAATATTTGGATTAGATTATGGCCTCGGAATTAATGAATTTATTAAAGAAAATTCAGTTAAAGTCAGTTACACGGTTACACCTTGATATGTTAATTATTTGACTAAATCAGTATGCTTTACAGGATCAACACAATAATCTATTACAGAAATGAACACTAAATTATCatatataaataattcaaaGCAACGTACCTCCAACATCCCAGTGTGAATAGCTGAAACCATGAATGGATTAACTGGAAGAAATACAGCAGATGCTGCCATCAGCAACTTTGGGTTTTCATTTCTGAGGGCCCTTGACAAACACTGCAGAATGATTTTATATTCAATGATGCTGATGCTGTCAAAGTAATTAATTCACGGTAGAACCTAGAGTAACATCAAGCTAGGAAATAAAGAAAGATACAACTTGATATAAAGAAAGATGCTGTAATGTACATGCACAAACTAGACTTGAACAGTGTTggtcaccccccccccccccctaaaaCAGTTGTATTCAGAGGAAAATGTAGGTAGTCTAGAATACAATATAATCAattacgaaaaaaaaaaaacagaaatcacTTGCTGAGCAAacaattatatgaaaataattcaGAAAGATTAAAGTTAGTAGCTAGAAGCCTAGAACCATTGAATTCACCAATTAGTCAATACTCGACTCAACATGTTATTTGAAATATGTAATGATAATTGGCACATTGGTTCTTGTCTATTCAGCTGTGAACAAAATTGTTAGATTCTTTGTGGTAAGCAATAATACCTTACTCTGGTGTAAACAAAAACTCTAAGCTTTGTTTTAGTTCATCTAAACCACGTAATAATTTAGAATTTTCCATATGCAAAGTGAAATGACATGTCTGAATACTCAAGTAAGGTGGCTTTATTATTTCCTAATTTCCTTTGTATATCTGAACAGCACAAGACAGAAAACAATATATTTTTAAGGTAAGGAGGAGACAAAAAAGGAAGCCAAAACCAAAAAGATGCTAATGAAAACACTGAAACCTGCTGGTCGAGAAAATAGAATAATGATAATCAGACCTCTCTTGTAAAGAAGCTtcagaattcaaaaaaattctTTCGGTGTTTCGGTGACTTAGTATTCTtatcaatataaaaataaatataaaaacagTAAACTTTGGAGTTTGGACACACCGACCATAGGTCTGCTAATAACACTTCCTCTCTAATAAAAGTTAGATATAAGGACTCAGTCACATGCCGGAACTGGAAGCATAACTTTTGCTTTAAATATAGCAAAACACAAACTTTTACAAAACTATAGGAATAGGACACTTCTACATTGATCCATGATTAAGTTATCACAGCATAAGTTAAGAGAAAACTCGTACCCTAATAGCTCACCTAACGAAAGCCTGATTGATTTACTGTAGAGACACACTTTCCAGTAGTTTGGTTTATATAACATTGATAAATGCTTTCTGTGTCCAATATATAGACGATGTATTCAGTTTTTTGTAAGTTATTAAATAGCCTATGATTCAATCTATGAATAAGTTACTTACAACAGTTGTTGTGGCTATCATTGCATAGTCAACCCATCTCAAGTATTTCCTCAATTTCCCTCTTGAAGAATGGTACATGCTTGAGGCCACTCCAACTCCAATTAATGAATTAGCATACAACTTAGAAGTGAGATTCTTCCTACATTACACAATCATTCATAAGACAACTATGGTATCTTTCTAGCCATAAGAGTTTAAGAATCTCAGAGCAAAATACTACCTGGGAGCATGCATTCCAAGAGCTATAAAAGGAATCGAAGTAAGCACATTTGCAACTGTTTCAGCAAGATGCTGATCTCCTGATAAGAGGATGCAGTAatatatcaattattaatgTGAAATTGGATTATTTGCATGAAAACAACAATGGCatcaaatgaaaagaaaatttcTTGATAGTACCATGACAACTTGTACTACAGTGGATGGGTCTCAAGCATGCAGGTCTTTGTTGCCATGCTCGTCTGGAGAACATGTATGTACTAGATTAGTATGCATGGCTGTGTAAAATTTCAATTCTCTTTACTATCCCAAAAATACTACAATCAATTAAAATTGTACTGCATTTTTTATGGATATATGTATCACTTACTGCATAAACAGCAGCTGATTTGCTTCAGAAGCTGACTTTCCACCTGTTGATGGATGTAAGTCTCCACTTTGATTAGTTTCAGTCAAAGTAAATGGTGAATGAGGTACCACATGGATCCCATGGACACCTTCAAGGGCTCTACTGTTACTAAGTGTATTCTCTTGATTCATCTTCTTGCTCACACAAGACGCAGATCAACTTGAATACCAGCAAGAAATTGCTGGCACCAGTTGGTTGGAGAGTGCTGCGTGCCAGCTGAAAATGCTGCAATAAAAATAGAATATCAGTTTAACTTCATAAAATCAGGAACTTGCAAGTTATTTTAGGTGTATTTGTAAGTTTTTAGGGGAGGAGAGGGCTAGAGAGGGGTTAGGAGGGCAAGCCCTTCCCTTGTTTGGGAGTCCAAAACCCCCCCAACTTGGGggaactaaaaaaatataactaaGAGTGTTTTGGAGGAGTCTTGGAGGATTTTTAGAATGCCCCAAAGCCTTCCCACCTCTTTAAAATCTCCCAAACAAGGGGCATAAGCCCCTCCCTTTCCTTCCCTCccctccaaaactcaactcaaaTGCACCCTTAACCTCGAACAACTTCTAATAAAGCATGAACAACTGCAAAAGAGGTGATCTATAAAAATTTATACATGAATTTAGCCCAGGTGACCTTCCCGCATTTGTTGTAATTAATTTTCATTCCATTGGCCCCTTAACAAACCAAGGGCAATTAGATGATTTACATGTCAAATAATTCTCCAAAGATCTAACTTAGGTTGATTTGCAACTTAAAAATATGTCAAGACTTATTTCATGGATAAATATACAATATACATAATCGTGAGACAAATATCCCTGGATTTATCTTCAAGAAGTTCTAATCTAGTTCTAACAAAAATGTGGTTTGTTAAGAAGTTTCACATTGGCCAAATATGTGTTTATAAatggtagagcaaccctcactCCTAAGCGCTTTATGAGGTAGAGTTAGGTCTAGCCCGAATTTTAAGTTAGTATCATAGCCTCCCTCACATTAATCTGTTTACTGGAGTCCACCCATATATGGGCCACCAGGAGACATTCATTCCTACAAATTCTGCACTCTAGGAGTGAGGGGCTTGTTGAGAAGTCCCGCGTTGACTAGATATATGGCCAAATAAGTGTTTGTAAATGGTAGAGCGACCCCTCACTCCTGAGCTAGGCCAATGCTGAATTCTAAGTTGGTCTCTAATTCAGTGAATTTGATTTTATAGCCATAGCACAATACTTGAGCTTGTTCGCAGATCTTTGAGTTTGAGCTAAACCCCATATATTCCTTCAATCCTCTATAGGAAAACCAAAATATATCTCAACAACAAAGGCTACATATACTTTACCCAGCATTACCAAATCATCAGAATACTCAGTCAAATCAGTAAATGAAAGAACAAAAAACCCCAGATTGTCCAATTCCCATTTCACAATCCCAAATTATCAGAATTCAGAATAGTGAGTCTAATTCTTTTAATCAAACTCAACAGCCATAAAACCATGAAgtgaaaaagaacataaataacaataataataacaataattcaaCATGAAGCTAATGTAGGtaaggaaaagagagagaagaacCTGagggaaaaattaattaatgctgCTGTGAAGTAAAATGCAATATTCAGAAAGATATGGCTTTAAATATGTGGAAGGTGGTGGTTGATTTCAGTTGAAAAGAAGCGGCTTATTGAGTGGAAACAAAAAAGGGGAATAGAATAAGAGAGAGGAAGATGCTGGTTACTCAAGAATCTTCCTCTTTCCATCGACGCATATTCGCTAGCACCCTCACAATTCTAAAACTCTCACTTCTTTGCGTGTGACAACTGACAACAATTTCGACTTAGATGATCCAAATCATTAATATCTATTGGGCTTTTCTTTAGTTTCATTTGGGGTACGCTGTTATTCGTTGTCATCTTTGTCCTTATTTTGGACTCCAAGTCAAATTACTCATGTCATGTGACTTAGCTAGTATTTCCTAATTGTGCGGCCAAggttcttggtgaattttctaCACTCATTAAAGGTTAGCTCAAATCGTAAGAGTTAGATGACATAAAAGTTGGGTGAGATAGGGTGAACGGTCCAGAGTTTGAACCTTGATGAGAGACTTATTTACTAACATTT from Lotus japonicus ecotype B-129 chromosome 2, LjGifu_v1.2 includes:
- the LOC130737650 gene encoding uncharacterized protein LOC130737650, producing MNQENTLSNSRALEGVHGIHVVPHSPFTLTETNQSGDLHPSTGGKSASEANQLLFMQRAWQQRPACLRPIHCSTSCHGDQHLAETVANVLTSIPFIALGMHAPRKNLTSKLYANSLIGVGVASSMYHSSRGKLRKYLRWVDYAMIATTTVCLSRALRNENPKLLMAASAVFLPVNPFMVSAIHTGMLEVAFAKRALKDPDLRMAHTVHKMSTLLGGFLFVADDLFPRTPYLHAAWHLAAAVGVGTCNKLLE